One genomic window of Bradyrhizobium sp. CCGE-LA001 includes the following:
- a CDS encoding response regulator transcription factor gives MSADNAAEIVLSLEVDDPVLAGRLAKLLGSVAGIRLAAPGEQAAATVVARDPRVMPDDIALTQRELDVLALMAEGGSNKMIARQLGISVHTVKFHVGSLLDKLDATGRTDAVAHAARRGVIEL, from the coding sequence GTGAGCGCGGACAACGCGGCCGAGATCGTGCTGTCGCTGGAGGTCGACGATCCCGTTCTCGCCGGTCGCCTGGCGAAGCTGCTCGGCAGCGTCGCCGGGATTCGCCTGGCTGCGCCCGGCGAGCAAGCTGCGGCGACGGTCGTCGCCCGTGATCCGCGCGTCATGCCGGATGACATCGCACTGACGCAGCGCGAGCTCGACGTGCTGGCGCTGATGGCCGAGGGCGGCTCCAACAAGATGATCGCACGACAGCTCGGCATCTCCGTGCACACCGTGAAATTTCATGTCGGCTCACTGCTCGACAAGCTTGATGCCACCGGCCGCACCGACGCCGTCGCGCATGCGGCGCGACGCGGGGTGATCGAACTGTAG
- a CDS encoding xanthine dehydrogenase family protein molybdopterin-binding subunit: MNILPGNLRFGAGQPVKRLEDQRLLTGKGQFIDDKPEEGALWLHVLRSPHAHAKIVSIDTSAAASMPGVTAIYTGADLVKDDIGTIPTLNIFKRPDGKPMTVPPRRLLAHEVVRYAGEAVAAVVASSRTEAQSAAEAIVVEYDVQPAVVDPVEAVKSGAPVVWPEAPDNIVGAMSYGDAAKVDEAFASAAHTVELDIVSQRLVPSAMEPRSTIAEIDKKSGRLLLHVQSQTPASTRDVLAEAVLKRPKDSVRVLVGDIGGGFGQKTNLYPEDGIVAYAATKLNKKIRWRGDRTDEFVGGTHGRDLTSTASFALDEKGKVLAYRVKSIGCTGAYSSGAANIIPLVLGPFVQTGVYDLPLVHFEVKSVMTHTAPVGAYRGAGRPEAVFIVERLFDAAARKIGMDPRAIRKANYIKPAQLPYTNAAGQVYDSGAFAHMLDRAVKLADWDGFAARKKAAKKKGLLYGRGLTSYIEWTGGRAHTEKVSLHATSQGRVMLHSGTMAMGQGLQTTYTQMISDTLGIPMDKIDVVQGDTDLAMGFGSVGSRSLFVGGTAVAVSSNDLIQKAREKAANVLETSVEDIEYQSGMLTVVGTDRRISLFDLAEKENGAKLSVDSEGEVDGPSWPNGTHICEVEIDPETGVSKVVRYTTVDDVGVAVNPMLVTGQIHGGVAQGIGQALYEGVSYDADGQLLTASYQDYCIPRADDVPPIVVTLDDSAPCRTNPLGAKGCGESGAIGGPPCVTNGVMDALAELGITQLNTPLTPQKIWQAIKEAKAG, translated from the coding sequence ATGAACATTCTTCCCGGCAATTTGCGTTTCGGAGCGGGGCAGCCCGTCAAGCGTTTGGAAGACCAGAGGCTGCTCACCGGTAAGGGACAATTCATCGACGACAAGCCGGAGGAGGGCGCGCTATGGTTGCACGTGCTGCGCTCGCCGCACGCCCACGCGAAGATCGTCTCGATCGACACCAGCGCCGCGGCGTCGATGCCCGGCGTCACCGCGATCTACACCGGCGCCGACCTCGTCAAGGACGACATCGGCACCATTCCGACGCTGAACATCTTCAAGCGCCCTGACGGCAAGCCGATGACGGTGCCGCCGCGCCGGCTGCTGGCCCATGAAGTCGTGCGCTATGCCGGCGAGGCCGTTGCCGCCGTGGTGGCCTCTTCGCGCACCGAGGCGCAGAGCGCGGCCGAGGCGATCGTCGTCGAATATGACGTGCAGCCCGCGGTGGTCGATCCCGTCGAGGCGGTGAAATCAGGCGCGCCCGTGGTGTGGCCGGAGGCGCCCGACAACATCGTCGGCGCCATGAGCTATGGCGATGCCGCCAAGGTCGACGAAGCCTTTGCCAGCGCGGCGCACACCGTCGAGCTCGACATCGTCAGCCAGCGTCTGGTGCCCTCGGCGATGGAGCCGCGCTCGACCATTGCCGAGATCGACAAGAAGTCTGGACGGCTCCTCCTGCACGTGCAATCGCAGACCCCGGCCTCGACCCGCGACGTGCTGGCGGAAGCCGTGCTGAAGCGTCCGAAGGACAGCGTCCGCGTGCTGGTCGGCGACATCGGCGGCGGCTTCGGCCAGAAGACCAACCTCTATCCCGAGGACGGCATCGTCGCCTATGCCGCGACCAAGCTGAACAAGAAGATCCGCTGGCGCGGCGACCGCACCGACGAGTTCGTCGGTGGCACCCATGGCCGCGATCTCACCTCGACGGCATCCTTTGCGCTCGACGAGAAGGGCAAGGTGCTGGCCTATCGCGTCAAGTCGATCGGCTGCACCGGTGCGTACTCTTCGGGCGCGGCCAACATCATTCCGCTGGTGCTCGGGCCGTTCGTGCAGACCGGCGTCTACGATCTGCCGCTGGTGCATTTCGAGGTGAAGTCGGTGATGACCCACACCGCACCGGTCGGCGCCTATCGCGGCGCGGGCCGCCCCGAAGCGGTGTTTATCGTCGAGCGACTCTTTGACGCCGCTGCGCGCAAGATCGGCATGGATCCGCGCGCGATCCGCAAAGCCAACTACATCAAGCCGGCGCAGCTGCCCTACACCAACGCAGCCGGGCAGGTTTACGATTCCGGTGCCTTCGCGCACATGCTCGACCGCGCCGTGAAGCTTGCCGACTGGGACGGCTTTGCCGCGCGCAAGAAGGCGGCGAAGAAGAAGGGCCTGCTCTACGGCCGCGGCCTCACTTCCTATATCGAGTGGACCGGCGGCCGCGCGCATACCGAGAAGGTCAGCCTGCATGCGACCTCGCAAGGGCGCGTCATGCTGCATTCCGGCACCATGGCGATGGGGCAGGGCCTGCAGACCACCTACACCCAGATGATCTCCGACACGCTCGGCATTCCCATGGACAAGATCGACGTGGTGCAGGGCGACACGGATCTGGCCATGGGCTTCGGCAGCGTCGGCTCGCGTTCGCTGTTCGTCGGCGGCACGGCGGTTGCGGTCTCCTCCAATGACCTCATCCAGAAAGCGCGCGAGAAGGCGGCGAACGTGCTGGAGACCTCGGTCGAGGACATCGAATATCAGAGCGGCATGCTCACCGTGGTCGGCACCGACCGCCGCATCAGCCTGTTCGATCTCGCCGAGAAGGAGAACGGCGCCAAGCTCAGCGTTGATTCCGAAGGCGAGGTCGATGGTCCGAGCTGGCCGAACGGCACGCATATCTGCGAGGTCGAGATCGACCCGGAGACAGGCGTATCCAAGGTCGTGCGCTACACCACCGTCGACGACGTCGGTGTCGCGGTGAACCCGATGCTGGTCACCGGGCAGATCCATGGCGGCGTCGCGCAGGGCATCGGCCAGGCGCTGTACGAAGGGGTCTCCTACGATGCAGACGGCCAGCTCCTCACCGCGAGCTACCAGGATTACTGCATCCCGCGCGCCGACGACGTGCCGCCGATCGTTGTGACGCTGGATGATTCCGCGCCCTGCCGCACCAACCCGCTCGGTGCCAAGGGCTGCGGCGAATCCGGCGCCATTGGCGGCCCGCCCTGCGTCACCAACGGTGTGATGGATGCGCTGGCCGAGCTCGGCATCACCCAGCTGAACACGCCCCTGACGCCGCAGAAGATCTGGCAGGCGATCAAGGAGGCGAAGGCAGGTTAG
- a CDS encoding S1C family serine protease — MNRRYAIAAAAFAALLLAVTTAKILHVPISYVPWAAPSARAVEQRGPLSDGEKATIDIFERVSPSVVQVAVKSDANPLMGEEGQGGGGASGTGFVWDRDGHLVTNNHVVANGNEIAVRFASGEVAEVDLVGRAPNYDLAVLRIRSVRQFPAPIALGSSNDLKVGQSAFAIGNPFGLDQSMTSGIISALKRRLPTHAGREIANVIQTDAAINPGNSGGPLLDSAGRLIGVTTAIISPSGSNAGIGFAVPVDVVNRIVPELIRNGRVPTPGIGIVAAGEDVSTRLGVEGVIVVRTAPGSPAERAGIRGVNFSTGAVGDIITSVEGKPVRRLADLTDALEQVGAGKSVRLTVKRGSDSRDVNVGIIDIERS, encoded by the coding sequence ATGAATCGTCGCTATGCGATTGCCGCGGCAGCCTTCGCCGCCCTGCTGCTCGCCGTTACCACCGCGAAGATCCTGCATGTCCCGATCTCGTATGTCCCATGGGCGGCGCCATCCGCCCGCGCCGTCGAGCAGCGCGGCCCGCTGTCCGATGGCGAAAAGGCGACCATCGACATCTTCGAGCGCGTATCACCTTCGGTCGTGCAGGTTGCCGTCAAGTCGGACGCCAATCCTCTCATGGGCGAGGAAGGGCAGGGCGGTGGCGGGGCTTCCGGAACGGGGTTCGTCTGGGACCGCGACGGGCACCTCGTGACGAACAACCACGTCGTCGCCAATGGCAACGAGATCGCGGTGCGCTTCGCCTCGGGCGAGGTGGCTGAGGTCGACCTCGTCGGCCGGGCTCCGAATTACGATCTCGCGGTGCTGCGGATCCGCAGCGTGCGCCAGTTTCCAGCGCCGATCGCCCTCGGCAGCTCGAACGATTTGAAAGTCGGACAATCCGCTTTCGCGATCGGCAATCCCTTCGGGCTGGATCAATCGATGACCAGCGGCATCATCAGCGCGCTCAAGCGCAGGCTCCCGACCCATGCCGGCCGGGAGATCGCCAATGTCATCCAGACCGATGCGGCGATCAACCCGGGCAATTCGGGCGGGCCGTTGCTGGATTCTGCCGGCCGGCTGATCGGCGTCACCACGGCGATCATCTCGCCGTCGGGATCGAATGCCGGCATCGGCTTCGCCGTGCCGGTCGATGTCGTGAACCGGATCGTCCCCGAGCTCATCCGCAACGGCCGTGTGCCGACGCCCGGCATCGGCATCGTGGCCGCCGGCGAGGACGTTTCGACTCGGCTTGGTGTCGAAGGGGTGATCGTGGTGCGCACCGCGCCCGGTAGCCCGGCCGAGCGGGCGGGCATTCGCGGTGTCAACTTCTCGACGGGCGCGGTCGGAGACATCATCACCTCCGTCGAGGGCAAGCCGGTGCGGCGCCTCGCCGATCTGACCGACGCGCTGGAGCAGGTGGGCGCCGGCAAGTCCGTCCGCCTCACCGTCAAGCGGGGTTCGGACAGCCGCGACGTGAATGTCGGCATCATCGACATCGAGCGTTCCTGA
- a CDS encoding VOC family protein yields the protein MTIDLTRRTLLQLAGATSLAMAAAAAARAEGHAQGGGPTYASRTPMRVGMVTLRVKNLDKVADYYRDVIGLTVMERLGAAAKLGTAGVTLLVLEARPDAAIEPRTAAGLYHTAFLMPTRKDLARWLVHAASHRVPLSGFSDHLVSESVYLDDPEGNGIEVYADRDPSQWQWSEGSVTMATDELNIPDLLSLTNPRVPDYAKAPDGMRIGHMHLRVGDLAQAESFYHGTIGLDPTRRRSGAAFLSSGRYHHHLGMNVWQSQGAGQRDDQSTGLAWFSLVMAKPELLAAQEKRLRKSGVKITTIADGVEAIDPWGTRVRLLRV from the coding sequence ATGACCATCGATCTCACCCGCCGCACCCTGCTTCAGCTCGCTGGCGCCACTTCGCTGGCGATGGCGGCCGCAGCCGCGGCACGTGCCGAGGGCCATGCGCAGGGCGGCGGGCCGACCTATGCCAGCCGCACGCCGATGCGTGTCGGCATGGTGACGCTCCGGGTCAAGAATCTCGACAAGGTTGCGGATTACTACCGAGACGTGATCGGGCTCACCGTAATGGAACGCTTGGGCGCCGCTGCGAAGCTCGGTACGGCCGGCGTCACGCTATTGGTGCTGGAAGCCCGCCCCGATGCGGCGATCGAGCCGCGCACCGCTGCCGGCCTCTACCACACCGCGTTCCTGATGCCGACGCGGAAGGATCTCGCGCGCTGGCTGGTCCATGCCGCCTCGCATCGCGTGCCGCTGTCGGGCTTTTCTGATCATCTCGTCTCTGAGTCCGTGTATCTCGACGATCCCGAAGGCAACGGCATCGAGGTCTATGCCGATCGCGATCCCTCGCAATGGCAATGGAGCGAGGGCAGCGTGACGATGGCCACCGACGAGCTCAACATCCCCGATCTGCTGTCGCTGACCAACCCGCGCGTTCCTGATTATGCCAAGGCGCCGGACGGAATGCGCATCGGCCACATGCATCTGCGCGTCGGCGATCTCGCGCAGGCCGAGAGCTTCTATCACGGCACCATCGGTCTCGATCCGACCCGCCGCCGTAGCGGCGCCGCGTTCCTGTCGTCGGGCCGCTATCACCATCACCTCGGCATGAACGTCTGGCAGAGCCAGGGCGCCGGCCAACGTGACGATCAGAGCACGGGCCTTGCCTGGTTCTCGCTGGTGATGGCCAAGCCGGAATTGCTCGCGGCGCAGGAAAAGCGCCTGCGCAAAAGTGGCGTCAAGATCACGACGATTGCGGATGGTGTCGAGGCGATCGATCCCTGGGGCACGCGTGTGCGGCTGCTCAGGGTTTGA
- a CDS encoding acyl-CoA dehydrogenase family protein: MDLSFNAEERAFQDEVRSFIAKNLTEEMKRATALTPSVFSDPDIGMAWQRALHKQGWGAPGWPVEHGGPDWTPAQRWIFETESARAGVPNVNVMGVKMVGPVIIGFGSPEQKNFYLPRILSGEDYWCQGYSEPGSGSDLSSLKTRAVRDGDDYIINGTKIWTTHAHHANRMFALVRTSDGPRQQDGISFILIDMKTPGITTRPILTIGGDHEVNQVFFDDVRVPVANRVGEEGKGWTYGKYLLEFERGSGIASAKLREGLKAIADLAESDLTGRAIDSPHIATRISEVEVDIDALEMTELRVLSALQTGQNPGAVSSILKLRNSEIRQAVTRLGADVIGHDALAVEPMRPLYRLNHEPPTPEEMLTVMPEYLNGRAYTIFGGTSEIQRDIIAKMMLGI; the protein is encoded by the coding sequence ATGGACCTCTCGTTCAACGCCGAGGAACGCGCCTTCCAGGACGAGGTGCGCAGCTTCATTGCCAAGAACCTGACCGAGGAGATGAAGCGCGCGACCGCGCTGACGCCGTCCGTGTTCTCCGACCCTGATATCGGCATGGCCTGGCAGCGCGCGCTGCACAAGCAGGGATGGGGTGCGCCGGGCTGGCCGGTGGAGCATGGCGGACCGGACTGGACTCCGGCGCAGCGCTGGATCTTCGAGACCGAAAGCGCCAGGGCCGGCGTGCCCAATGTGAATGTCATGGGCGTAAAGATGGTCGGGCCCGTCATCATCGGCTTCGGCTCGCCGGAGCAGAAGAACTTCTACCTGCCGCGGATTCTCTCCGGCGAGGATTATTGGTGCCAGGGCTATTCCGAGCCGGGCTCCGGCTCCGACCTGTCGTCACTGAAGACGCGCGCGGTGCGCGACGGCGACGATTACATCATCAACGGCACCAAGATCTGGACCACGCATGCGCACCACGCCAACCGCATGTTCGCGCTGGTGCGCACCAGCGACGGGCCGCGGCAGCAGGACGGCATCAGCTTCATCCTGATCGACATGAAGACCCCCGGCATCACCACGCGTCCCATTCTCACCATCGGCGGCGACCACGAGGTCAACCAGGTTTTCTTCGACGACGTGCGCGTGCCCGTCGCCAACCGCGTCGGAGAGGAAGGCAAGGGCTGGACCTACGGCAAATATCTGCTCGAATTCGAGCGCGGCTCCGGCATCGCCTCGGCCAAGCTGCGCGAGGGCTTGAAGGCGATCGCTGACCTCGCCGAATCCGACCTCACGGGCCGCGCCATCGACAGCCCCCACATCGCGACGCGCATCTCCGAGGTCGAGGTCGACATCGACGCGCTGGAGATGACGGAGCTGCGCGTGCTCTCGGCCCTGCAGACCGGGCAAAATCCCGGTGCGGTGTCGTCGATCCTGAAGCTGCGCAACAGTGAGATCCGCCAGGCTGTGACGCGGCTCGGCGCCGACGTGATCGGTCACGACGCCCTCGCCGTCGAGCCGATGCGGCCGCTCTACAGGCTCAACCACGAGCCTCCGACGCCTGAGGAGATGCTGACGGTGATGCCGGAATATCTCAATGGCCGCGCCTACACGATCTTCGGCGGCACCTCGGAGATTCAGCGCGATATCATCGCGAAGATGATGCTGGGGATTTAA
- a CDS encoding S1C family serine protease, whose translation MTDLTALSSLSSALADVVARTAPSVVSVHSHRARAAGFVWKSGLIITADEALADEGAVEIGLPDGGRAAATIAGRDHTTDIALLRTEAAIAPVKLATTVPPLGMLSVVVATNRDAPSAALGMVSASGKSWRSLRGGEIDARIELDVRLRDSQQGGLALDASGDAFGMAVLGPRRVLVIPTATIERVAPQLEARGRIARGYLGLGLQPVRLDDGIGAMVMNVDKAGPSAAAGIRQGDVIVAVNDQRLSGVRALSQTLGPSSVGAVIDVAARRGGEPVSFKVTVGERPEA comes from the coding sequence ATGACCGACCTGACTGCCCTGTCCTCCCTGTCGTCCGCGCTCGCGGACGTGGTGGCGCGCACCGCGCCGTCCGTCGTCTCCGTGCATTCGCATCGCGCCCGCGCCGCCGGCTTTGTCTGGAAGAGCGGCTTGATCATCACCGCCGACGAGGCGCTGGCCGACGAGGGCGCGGTCGAGATCGGGCTGCCCGACGGCGGCCGGGCCGCCGCCACGATCGCCGGCCGCGACCATACGACCGACATCGCACTGCTGCGCACCGAAGCCGCCATCGCGCCGGTCAAGCTTGCCACGACGGTGCCTCCCCTCGGTATGTTGTCGGTCGTCGTCGCCACCAACCGCGACGCGCCGAGTGCGGCGCTCGGGATGGTATCGGCATCCGGCAAGAGCTGGCGCTCCTTGCGCGGCGGCGAGATCGATGCGCGAATCGAGCTCGATGTCCGCCTGCGCGATAGCCAGCAGGGCGGGCTCGCGCTCGATGCGTCGGGCGACGCCTTCGGCATGGCGGTGCTGGGCCCGCGGCGGGTGCTGGTGATCCCGACGGCGACGATAGAGCGCGTCGCGCCCCAGCTCGAGGCGCGCGGCCGCATCGCGCGCGGATATCTCGGCCTCGGGCTTCAGCCGGTGCGGCTCGACGACGGTATCGGCGCCATGGTGATGAATGTCGACAAGGCAGGACCTTCGGCCGCGGCCGGCATCCGCCAGGGCGATGTGATCGTGGCAGTCAATGACCAGAGATTGTCCGGCGTACGCGCGCTGTCGCAGACGCTTGGGCCTTCGAGCGTCGGCGCGGTGATCGATGTCGCGGCACGCCGCGGCGGCGAGCCGGTCAGCTTCAAGGTCACCGTCGGCGAAAGGCCTGAGGCGTGA
- a CDS encoding dihydrodipicolinate synthase family protein produces the protein MSELHGVFPYLVSPVDVDGGVRTEVLAKLCDDLIGAGVHGLTPLGSTGEFAYLDAAQRLAIVQTTIEAAKDRVPVVAGVASTSTADAVAQAKAYQKLGANGILAILEAYFPLADAQVESYFRAIADAVDIPVVIYTNPQFQRSDLTLDVIARLAEHPRIGYIKDASTNTGRLLSIMNRCGNSLRVFSASAHIPAAVMLIGGLGWMAGPACIIPRQSVALYDLCKAGHWDEAMALQRRLWRINEAFARFNLAACIKAGLSIQGYDVGDPVPPQAPLTADARKIVEAALRELA, from the coding sequence ATGTCCGAACTCCACGGCGTCTTCCCCTATCTCGTCTCGCCCGTCGATGTCGATGGCGGAGTCCGAACCGAAGTTCTCGCAAAGCTCTGCGACGACCTGATCGGCGCCGGCGTGCATGGCTTGACGCCACTGGGCTCGACCGGCGAGTTCGCCTATCTCGATGCCGCGCAACGCTTGGCGATCGTGCAGACCACGATCGAAGCCGCCAAGGACCGTGTGCCGGTCGTGGCCGGCGTCGCCTCCACCTCGACCGCGGACGCGGTGGCGCAGGCGAAGGCGTATCAGAAGCTCGGTGCCAACGGCATTCTTGCGATTTTGGAGGCGTATTTTCCGCTCGCCGACGCGCAGGTGGAATCCTACTTCCGCGCCATTGCGGACGCCGTGGACATCCCTGTCGTCATCTACACCAATCCGCAATTCCAGCGCTCCGACCTGACGCTCGACGTCATCGCGCGCCTCGCCGAGCATCCCCGCATCGGCTACATCAAGGACGCTTCCACCAATACCGGCCGGCTGCTCTCGATCATGAACCGCTGCGGTAATTCCTTGCGCGTGTTCTCGGCCTCCGCCCATATCCCCGCCGCGGTGATGCTGATCGGCGGCCTCGGCTGGATGGCGGGGCCCGCCTGCATCATCCCGCGCCAGAGCGTCGCGCTCTACGATCTCTGCAAGGCGGGCCACTGGGATGAGGCCATGGCGCTGCAGCGCCGGTTGTGGCGCATCAACGAAGCCTTCGCCCGCTTCAATCTCGCCGCCTGCATCAAGGCCGGCCTTTCGATCCAGGGCTACGACGTCGGTGATCCCGTCCCGCCGCAGGCGCCGCTGACGGCCGACGCACGCAAGATCGTGGAGGCGGCGTTGCGCGAGCTGGCCTAG
- a CDS encoding Tex family protein gives MANINQKIAQELGVRAEQVEAAVTLLDGGATVPFIARYRKEATGALDDAQLRTLEERLVYLRELEDRRKAILESVREQGKLDAALEASILAADSKARLEDIYLPFKPKRRTKAEVAKEAGLEPLANQLMAEPGNDPKVVAEAFVNAEKGVPDVAAALDGARAILVERFDEDADLIGALREEMWTNARMASKVRDGKKTEGEKFADYFDFSEPLTKLPSHRILAMFRGEKEEILDLQIQAEAEAPPPGVPSAYELKIMKRFGIADLKRAGDRWLVDTVRWAWRTKIQVHLNIDLRMRLWNAAETEAVRVFASNLRDLLLAAPAGTRVTMGLDPGYRTGVKVAVIDATGKVVDTAVIYPHEPQRQWNESLAILGRLAMKHRVELIAIGNGTASRETDKLAADLVKGLAELKMNKIVVSEAGASVYSASAFASEELPGLDVTLRGAVSIARRLQDPLAELVKIEPKAIGVGQYQHDLGQAKLAKSLDAVVEDCVNAVGVDVNTASAPLLARVSGVGSGLAQSIVAHRDANGPFKSRKALKDVPRLGPKAFEQCAGFLRILGGEDPLDASGVHPEAYPVVRRILAATKSDIKALIGSSEIVRTLKPKDFVDETFGLPTVTDILKELEKPGRDPRPAFKAAVFKEGVEEIKDLKKGMILEGTVTNVAAFGAFVDIGVHQDGLVHISAMSKTYIKDPREVVKPGDIVKVKVLDFEVARKRISLTLRLDDEVGAKKDAPGMQRDNSRNTSRMTSSAPRKQESSGGGGALAEALRRAAEKNNGKRV, from the coding sequence GTGGCAAATATCAACCAGAAGATTGCGCAGGAGCTTGGGGTTCGGGCCGAGCAGGTCGAGGCGGCGGTGACGCTGCTCGACGGCGGCGCCACGGTTCCCTTCATCGCCCGCTACCGCAAGGAAGCGACCGGTGCGCTCGACGACGCGCAATTGCGCACCCTGGAGGAGCGCTTGGTGTATCTGCGCGAGCTCGAGGACCGCCGCAAGGCCATCCTCGAATCGGTCCGCGAGCAAGGCAAGCTCGATGCCGCACTGGAAGCCTCCATTCTCGCCGCCGACAGCAAGGCGCGCCTCGAAGACATCTATCTGCCGTTCAAGCCGAAGCGCCGCACCAAGGCGGAAGTCGCCAAGGAAGCCGGCCTCGAGCCGCTCGCCAATCAACTGATGGCGGAGCCCGGCAACGATCCGAAGGTGGTGGCTGAAGCCTTCGTCAACGCCGAGAAGGGCGTTCCCGATGTTGCCGCCGCGCTCGACGGCGCCCGCGCCATCCTGGTCGAACGCTTCGACGAGGACGCCGACCTGATCGGCGCGTTGCGCGAGGAGATGTGGACCAATGCGCGCATGGCCTCCAAGGTGCGCGACGGCAAGAAGACCGAAGGCGAGAAATTCGCCGATTATTTCGATTTCTCCGAGCCACTGACCAAGTTGCCCTCGCACCGCATCCTCGCGATGTTCCGCGGCGAGAAGGAAGAGATCCTCGACCTGCAGATCCAGGCCGAAGCCGAGGCGCCGCCGCCGGGCGTGCCGAGCGCCTATGAATTGAAGATCATGAAGCGGTTCGGCATCGCCGACCTCAAGCGCGCCGGCGACCGCTGGCTGGTCGACACCGTACGCTGGGCTTGGCGCACCAAGATCCAGGTCCATCTCAACATCGACTTGCGCATGCGGCTGTGGAACGCGGCCGAGACCGAAGCGGTGCGCGTGTTCGCCTCGAACTTGCGCGACTTGCTGCTGGCGGCGCCCGCCGGCACCCGCGTCACCATGGGACTCGATCCCGGCTATCGCACCGGCGTCAAGGTCGCCGTCATCGATGCCACCGGCAAGGTGGTCGATACCGCCGTGATCTATCCGCACGAGCCGCAGCGGCAGTGGAACGAGTCGCTTGCGATCCTCGGCAGGCTCGCAATGAAGCATCGGGTCGAGCTGATTGCGATCGGCAACGGCACCGCCTCGCGCGAGACCGACAAGCTCGCAGCCGATCTCGTCAAGGGTCTGGCCGAGCTGAAGATGAACAAGATCGTGGTATCGGAAGCCGGAGCGTCGGTCTATTCGGCCTCGGCTTTCGCCTCGGAGGAATTGCCGGGCCTCGACGTCACCCTGCGCGGTGCGGTCTCGATTGCGCGGCGGCTGCAGGATCCGCTGGCCGAGCTCGTCAAGATCGAGCCCAAGGCGATCGGCGTCGGCCAGTATCAGCACGATCTCGGCCAGGCCAAGCTCGCCAAGTCGCTCGATGCCGTGGTCGAAGATTGCGTGAACGCCGTCGGCGTCGACGTCAACACCGCCTCGGCGCCGCTGCTGGCGCGCGTGTCGGGCGTGGGCTCCGGCCTTGCGCAGAGCATCGTGGCGCATCGTGACGCCAACGGCCCTTTCAAGTCGCGCAAGGCGCTGAAGGACGTGCCGCGGCTCGGACCCAAGGCGTTCGAGCAGTGCGCGGGCTTCCTGCGCATTCTCGGCGGCGAGGATCCGCTCGATGCCTCCGGCGTGCATCCGGAAGCCTATCCCGTGGTGCGCCGGATCCTGGCGGCGACCAAGAGCGACATCAAGGCGCTGATCGGCTCGAGCGAGATCGTGCGTACGCTCAAGCCGAAGGATTTCGTCGACGAGACCTTCGGTCTGCCGACCGTCACCGACATCTTGAAGGAGTTGGAAAAGCCCGGCCGCGACCCGCGTCCGGCGTTCAAGGCCGCGGTGTTCAAGGAAGGCGTCGAGGAGATCAAGGATCTCAAGAAGGGCATGATCCTAGAGGGCACCGTGACCAACGTCGCGGCCTTCGGTGCCTTCGTCGATATCGGCGTGCACCAGGACGGCCTCGTGCACATCTCGGCGATGTCCAAGACCTACATCAAGGATCCGCGCGAGGTGGTGAAGCCCGGCGACATCGTCAAGGTGAAGGTGCTGGACTTCGAGGTCGCCCGCAAGCGCATCTCGCTGACGCTGCGCCTCGATGACGAGGTCGGTGCCAAGAAGGACGCTCCCGGCATGCAGCGCGACAACAGTCGCAACACGTCCCGCATGACGTCCTCGGCGCCGCGCAAGCAGGAATCGTCCGGCGGCGGCGGCGCGCTCGCCGAGGCCCTGCGCCGCGCTGCGGAGAAGAACAACGGCAAGCGGGTGTGA